The DNA segment GCCCTGCTCGGCGGGAACGTCGAGGATGATGGTCAGGTCGGGCCGCGTGGGCCCGACGGTGATGGCTTCCAGCGTGGCGATAAGCTTTGGGTCCACATCGCCGACCGCGCCCTGATAGACCCGCGTGGAATCGGCGAAACGGTCGGAGATGACCCAGGCGCCGCGATTGAGTGCGGGGCGGATGGTGACATCGAGATGATCGGCCCGGGCCGCGGCGAACAGGGCGGCCTCGGCCAGCGGTCCGAGCGGCTTGGCGGCGCCCGACAGCAGCAGGTGGCGAACGATTTCCGCACCGGGCGAGCCGCCCGGCTCGCGGGTGGTGACGACCTCCAGGCCGAGCGCGGCCAGCCGCTCACCAAGGCGGCGGACCTGCGTGGACTTGCCGGCCCCCTCGCCTCCCTCAAAGGTGATGAAGCGGCCCGGCATTCGCGAACGCTCCAGGGGGGCTCGAAGCCCGGTGGTGCCGGCTTTGCGGGTGGCCATGTTCAACTTGTGAGTTTCGCGTAGCCCTGGCGGAACAGGTTGACCATCAGTTCATAGGCGCCATCCATCGCCCGGCGCCAGAGCGGGCCGCGCTCCACCGCCTCGGCCGCGACGAGAGGCACCTGAAGCGCGAGCTGGTCGCCACGATAGACATCGAGCCGGGCGATCTGCGCGCCCTCCTCGACCGGCGCGGCAATGGGCCCCTCAAAGCGGATGCGCGCGGTTAAGCGCTCGTCGCCCGAGCGCGGCACGACGACACGGATCGGGCCGGTTCCGGTCAGGGGCGCACCGCCACGCGCGCCGCCGTAGAGCGTCGCCTCGCCGACGATCTGGCCGCTCTCGAACAGGAGACGCGATTCGAAGGAACGAAAGCCCCATTCGAGCAGCTTGCGGGCATCCTCGGCTCGATCCTTCGCGCTGTTGGCACCCATGATGACCACGATCAGGCGCTGGCCGTTCTGAACCGCCGACCCGACAAGATTGTACCCGGCCTCCTTGAGGTAGCCGGTCTTCAGGCCGTCCGCGCCGAGACTCATACCAAGCAGCGGGTTGCGGTTGTTCTGGCGGATCTTGTTCCAGGTGAAGCTGGTCTCGCCATAGATCGAATAGAAGTCGGGATAGGTGCGGATGATGTGGGCCGCGAGCTTCGACATGTCACGCGCGGTGGTGTTCTGCTCGGGGCTCGGCAGGCCGTTCGAATTGACGAACAAGGAGTTCGTCATGCCGATCCGCTTGGCTTCCTCGTTCATCTTGGTGGAGAAGGCGAGTTCGTTGCCGGCGATGCCTTCGGCGAGAACGATCGCCGCGTCGTTGCCCGACTGGATGATCACGCCGCGCATCAGGTCGCTGACCTTGATCGAGCTATTGAGCGCCGCGAACATGGTGGAACCGCCCGCCGGGGCGCCGCCACGCCGCCACGCATATTCGCTGACCGTGAATTCGGTGTCGGGCGTCAGGCGGCCATCCGCGATCTCGCGGAACACCACAGCCATGGTCATGAGCTTGGCAAGGCTG comes from the Ancylobacter pratisalsi genome and includes:
- the tmk gene encoding dTMP kinase, which produces MATRKAGTTGLRAPLERSRMPGRFITFEGGEGAGKSTQVRRLGERLAALGLEVVTTREPGGSPGAEIVRHLLLSGAAKPLGPLAEAALFAAARADHLDVTIRPALNRGAWVISDRFADSTRVYQGAVGDVDPKLIATLEAITVGPTRPDLTIILDVPAEQGLGRAVARSGASADRFESEGLSFHRHLREAFLELAEREPERCVLVDGRQDADAVTEAVWQAVRARLPLDDIKQGTPV
- a CDS encoding D-alanyl-D-alanine carboxypeptidase family protein; this encodes MSTTGATSGSPAFRPGVLRAYALTLLALLMVPLSSAALAQSQPPAISAPQAILIDYESGSVLFERAADTPSPPASLAKLMTMAVVFREIADGRLTPDTEFTVSEYAWRRGGAPAGGSTMFAALNSSIKVSDLMRGVIIQSGNDAAIVLAEGIAGNELAFSTKMNEEAKRIGMTNSLFVNSNGLPSPEQNTTARDMSKLAAHIIRTYPDFYSIYGETSFTWNKIRQNNRNPLLGMSLGADGLKTGYLKEAGYNLVGSAVQNGQRLIVVIMGANSAKDRAEDARKLLEWGFRSFESRLLFESGQIVGEATLYGGARGGAPLTGTGPIRVVVPRSGDERLTARIRFEGPIAAPVEEGAQIARLDVYRGDQLALQVPLVAAEAVERGPLWRRAMDGAYELMVNLFRQGYAKLTS